Proteins encoded within one genomic window of Actinoplanes octamycinicus:
- the rho gene encoding transcription termination factor Rho, with the protein MSDTTDVTSGVSDVADGAGTTATATKRRRGGTGLSAMLLPELQSLAASLGISGTARMRKGELITAITERQSGGSAAAAEPAPRPRTEAAPAAAPAQPAPAEKPQTAAAPAETTPVAAPAAEAAPATERPSRRTRDRAARETAPRETAPAAAPAVETAPAPAAVATEAAPADTTERTERGDRPERGERSRDRQRNQRDGERGERGERSERAERTERGERTERGERTERGERNERSDRGERSERGERAERGERNNDRTNDRNDRNDRSGGDRGPRADQGHDDDDNDGEGGRRSRRSRFRDRRRGRDRDDNQRDDNRRDGGREPHVADDEVLVPVAGILDVLDNYAFVRTTGYLSGPNDVYVSMSQVKKYGLRRGDAVTGAVRSAPRDGEQRRDKYNPLVRLDTINGMEPEEARRRPEFYKLTPLYPQERLRLETEPHILTTRVIDLVMPIGKGQRALIVSPPKAGKTMVLQALANAITRNNPECHLMVVLVDERPEEVTDMQRSVKGEVVAATFDRPPQDHTTVAELAIERAKRLVELGHDVVVLLDSVTRLGRSYNLAAPASGRIMSGGIDSTALYPPKRFLGAARNIENGGSLTILATALVETGSMMDTVIFEEFKGTGNAELKLDRKIADKRVFPAVDVSASGTRKEEILMGKEELAIIHKLRKVLSSLESGAALDLLLDRLKQTRTNIEFLMQIAKSTPGE; encoded by the coding sequence TTGAGCGACACCACCGACGTGACGTCGGGTGTTTCTGACGTCGCTGACGGCGCCGGCACCACCGCGACCGCCACGAAGCGCCGCCGAGGCGGCACCGGGCTGTCCGCGATGCTGCTGCCCGAGTTGCAGAGCCTCGCCGCCTCCCTGGGCATCTCCGGCACCGCCCGGATGCGCAAGGGCGAGCTGATCACCGCGATCACCGAGCGGCAGAGCGGCGGGTCCGCCGCCGCGGCCGAGCCGGCTCCCCGGCCGCGGACCGAGGCCGCTCCGGCCGCCGCCCCCGCGCAGCCGGCCCCGGCCGAGAAGCCGCAGACCGCAGCCGCCCCGGCCGAGACCACCCCGGTCGCCGCTCCGGCCGCCGAGGCCGCCCCGGCGACGGAGCGCCCGTCCCGGCGCACCCGTGACCGGGCCGCCCGTGAGACGGCACCCCGCGAGACCGCTCCGGCTGCCGCGCCGGCCGTCGAGACCGCGCCGGCTCCGGCCGCCGTGGCGACCGAGGCCGCGCCGGCCGACACCACCGAGCGCACCGAGCGGGGCGACCGCCCCGAGCGTGGCGAGCGGAGCCGCGATCGGCAGCGCAACCAGCGCGACGGCGAGCGGGGCGAGCGCGGGGAGCGCTCCGAGCGTGCCGAGCGCACCGAGCGGGGCGAGCGCACCGAGCGGGGCGAGCGCACCGAGCGGGGCGAGCGCAACGAGCGCTCCGACCGGGGTGAGCGTTCCGAGCGGGGCGAGCGCGCCGAGCGCGGCGAGCGGAACAACGACCGCACGAACGACCGCAACGACCGCAACGACCGGTCCGGCGGGGACCGTGGTCCGCGCGCCGACCAGGGTCACGACGACGACGACAACGACGGCGAGGGCGGCCGCCGGAGCCGGCGCAGCCGCTTCCGGGACCGCCGCCGCGGCCGCGACCGGGACGACAACCAGCGGGACGACAACCGTCGCGACGGTGGCCGCGAGCCGCACGTCGCCGACGACGAGGTGCTCGTCCCGGTGGCCGGCATCCTGGACGTGCTGGACAACTACGCGTTCGTCCGGACCACCGGTTACCTCTCCGGGCCGAACGACGTCTACGTGTCGATGTCGCAGGTGAAGAAGTACGGCCTGCGCCGCGGCGACGCGGTGACCGGCGCGGTGCGCTCCGCCCCGCGCGACGGCGAGCAGCGGCGGGACAAGTACAACCCGCTGGTCCGCCTGGACACCATCAACGGGATGGAGCCCGAGGAGGCCCGCCGGCGTCCCGAGTTCTACAAGCTCACCCCGCTCTACCCGCAGGAGCGCCTGCGGCTGGAGACCGAGCCGCACATCCTCACCACCCGGGTCATCGACCTGGTCATGCCGATCGGCAAGGGCCAGCGCGCGCTGATCGTCTCGCCGCCGAAGGCCGGTAAGACGATGGTGCTGCAGGCCCTGGCGAACGCCATCACCCGGAACAACCCGGAGTGCCACCTGATGGTGGTGCTGGTGGACGAGCGTCCGGAAGAGGTCACCGACATGCAGCGGTCGGTGAAGGGCGAGGTCGTCGCGGCCACGTTCGACCGTCCGCCGCAGGACCACACCACGGTCGCCGAGCTCGCCATCGAGCGGGCCAAGCGGCTGGTCGAGCTGGGCCACGACGTGGTCGTGCTGCTCGACTCGGTGACCCGGCTCGGCCGGTCGTACAACCTGGCCGCGCCGGCCTCCGGCCGGATCATGTCGGGTGGTATCGACTCGACCGCGCTCTACCCGCCCAAGCGCTTCCTCGGCGCCGCGCGCAACATCGAGAACGGTGGCTCGCTCACCATCCTGGCGACCGCGCTGGTCGAGACCGGGTCGATGATGGACACGGTGATCTTCGAGGAGTTCAAGGGCACCGGCAACGCCGAGCTCAAGCTGGACCGGAAGATCGCGGACAAGCGCGTCTTCCCGGCCGTGGACGTCTCCGCCTCCGGCACCCGTAAGGAAGAGATCCTGATGGGCAAGGAGGAGCTGGCGATCATCCACAAGCTCCGCAAGGTGCTCAGCTCGCTGGAGTCCGGCGCGGCTCTGGACCTCCTGCTGGACCGGCTCAAGCAGACCCGGACCAACATCGAGTTCCTGATGCAGATCGCCAAGTCGACACCAGGCGAGTAA
- a CDS encoding efflux RND transporter permease subunit, with translation MSALTRLSLANRGLVALIAIVISGFGLYAIPSLKQQLFPSIELPAAFVSAVLPGASPETVETQVTKPIEDAVKGIDGIDTVTSTSRENVSSVVVMFEYGTDIESAVNQVTTSINRIQSQLPESVDPQVFAGGTDDIPAIVLAASGGSDESDLLAKLNETVVPELNGITGVRDTQVTGARAEQVVITPDLAKLGAAGVSPASLTTVLQANGVSIPAGAVTDGTKSLTVQVGTPITTVQQLQDVYLTGARGPVRLGDVAKVESKLPAAESYTRTDGVDSLGIAVTARPDGNPVEISHQVRAMLDDLEKDTGATLTVITDQAPYVERSIKSLTTEGLLGLVMAVVVILIFLLSVRSTLVTAVSIPLSVLIALIALWVGDFTLNLLTLGALTIAVGRVVDDSIVVLENIKRHLEYGEEKRHAIVAAVREVAGAVTASTLTTVAVFAPIALVGGLVGQIFASFAITVTVALLASLLVALTVVPVLAYWFLRPPKGGAAEAEAIRKAAEEKEQRSPLQRSYLPVIRFATTRRWITVLIGVVVLLGTFVLSTALKTNFLDESGQDSINITQEMPVGTSLAATDEAAKKVEAVLADRDDVKTYQVTVGGNSANPFAGGGGAGTATYQVALDEDADAEEVSDQLRDEFAKLTGAGEIKIGQEGSGLGSSQLSVEVTAADNEVLSSATEQVRAAMAGIGGVADVDTTLAASVPRLDVVVDRKAAAQAGLTEAQIGQTVAGMFRSAPAGQISVDGTSQDVVISFGAAPADPAALKNLPLTTAKGVVPLSQVAEVKQVNGPEQVTRTDGNRTATVTGTVTGSNLSEVTQDLNKKLDALTLPAGASTSVGGVSADQAEAFQQLGLAVLAAIAIVFIIMVATFRSIVQPIILLVSIPFAATGAIALLLATGTPLGVPALIGVLMLVGIVVTNAIVLMDLINHYRAAGMGVQEAVIEGGRHRLRPILMTAIATIFALIPMALGLTGEGGFISQPLAIVVIGGLVSSTLLTLVLVPALYTIVERRKERRREKREAKRIAKGGTPAEPVTPPAAAEPVTVPDDATPGGNGALRGYTDQFEVLKMPKGPAKPE, from the coding sequence ATGTCAGCTCTGACACGGCTCAGCCTTGCCAACCGAGGTCTGGTCGCCCTGATCGCGATAGTGATCAGCGGCTTCGGCCTCTATGCGATCCCGTCCTTGAAACAGCAACTGTTCCCGTCCATCGAGCTGCCCGCCGCGTTCGTCAGCGCGGTGCTGCCCGGCGCCTCACCGGAGACGGTGGAGACGCAGGTCACCAAGCCGATCGAGGACGCGGTCAAGGGCATCGACGGGATCGACACGGTCACCTCGACCTCGCGGGAGAACGTGTCGAGCGTCGTGGTCATGTTCGAGTACGGCACGGACATCGAGTCCGCCGTCAACCAGGTCACCACCTCGATCAACCGGATCCAGTCGCAGCTGCCGGAGAGCGTCGACCCGCAGGTCTTCGCCGGCGGCACCGACGACATCCCGGCGATCGTGCTGGCCGCCTCCGGCGGGAGCGACGAGAGCGACCTGCTCGCCAAGCTCAACGAGACCGTGGTCCCGGAGCTGAACGGCATCACCGGCGTCCGGGACACCCAGGTCACCGGCGCCCGCGCCGAGCAGGTGGTGATCACGCCGGACCTGGCGAAGCTGGGCGCCGCCGGGGTCAGCCCGGCCTCGCTGACCACCGTGCTGCAGGCGAACGGCGTCTCCATCCCGGCCGGCGCGGTCACCGACGGCACCAAGTCGCTGACCGTGCAGGTGGGCACCCCGATCACCACCGTCCAGCAGCTGCAGGACGTCTACCTGACCGGCGCCCGCGGCCCGGTCCGGCTCGGTGACGTCGCCAAGGTGGAGAGCAAGCTGCCGGCCGCCGAGTCGTACACCCGCACCGACGGCGTGGACAGCCTGGGCATCGCGGTCACCGCGCGGCCGGACGGCAACCCGGTGGAGATCTCGCACCAGGTCCGGGCCATGCTCGACGACCTGGAGAAGGACACCGGCGCCACGCTCACGGTGATCACCGACCAGGCGCCGTACGTGGAGCGGTCGATCAAGAGCCTGACCACCGAGGGCCTGCTCGGCCTGGTGATGGCGGTCGTGGTCATCCTGATCTTCCTGCTCAGCGTCCGCTCGACGCTGGTCACCGCGGTCTCCATCCCGCTCTCCGTGCTGATCGCCCTGATCGCGCTCTGGGTCGGCGACTTCACCCTCAACCTGCTCACCCTCGGCGCGCTGACGATCGCGGTGGGCCGGGTGGTGGACGACTCGATCGTGGTCCTGGAGAACATCAAACGACATCTGGAGTACGGCGAGGAGAAGCGGCACGCCATCGTCGCCGCGGTCCGTGAGGTGGCCGGCGCGGTCACCGCCTCGACCCTCACCACGGTCGCCGTCTTCGCCCCGATCGCGCTGGTCGGCGGTCTGGTCGGGCAGATCTTCGCGTCCTTCGCGATCACCGTGACGGTGGCCCTGCTGGCCTCGCTGCTGGTGGCGCTGACCGTGGTGCCGGTGCTGGCGTACTGGTTCCTGCGCCCGCCGAAGGGCGGGGCCGCCGAGGCCGAGGCGATCCGCAAAGCCGCCGAGGAGAAGGAGCAGCGCAGCCCGCTGCAGCGGTCCTACCTGCCGGTGATCCGCTTCGCCACCACGCGGCGCTGGATCACCGTGCTGATCGGCGTGGTGGTGCTGCTCGGCACCTTCGTCCTGTCCACCGCGCTGAAGACCAACTTCCTCGACGAGTCCGGCCAGGACAGCATCAACATCACCCAGGAGATGCCGGTCGGCACCAGCCTGGCGGCCACCGACGAGGCGGCCAAGAAGGTCGAGGCGGTCCTCGCCGACCGGGACGACGTGAAGACCTACCAGGTCACCGTCGGCGGCAACTCGGCGAACCCGTTCGCCGGGGGCGGCGGCGCCGGCACGGCCACCTACCAGGTCGCGCTGGACGAGGACGCGGACGCCGAGGAGGTGTCCGACCAGCTGCGCGACGAGTTCGCCAAGCTGACCGGCGCCGGCGAGATCAAGATCGGTCAGGAGGGCTCCGGGCTGGGCAGCAGCCAGCTCTCCGTCGAGGTCACCGCGGCCGACAACGAGGTGCTCAGCAGCGCGACCGAGCAGGTGCGGGCCGCGATGGCCGGGATCGGCGGGGTCGCCGACGTGGACACCACCCTGGCGGCCAGCGTGCCGCGGCTCGACGTGGTGGTGGACCGCAAGGCCGCCGCGCAGGCCGGGCTCACCGAGGCGCAGATCGGCCAGACCGTGGCCGGCATGTTCCGCTCCGCCCCGGCCGGTCAGATCAGCGTCGACGGCACCAGCCAGGACGTGGTGATCTCGTTCGGCGCGGCGCCGGCCGACCCGGCCGCGCTCAAGAACCTGCCGCTGACCACCGCCAAGGGCGTCGTGCCGCTCAGTCAGGTGGCCGAGGTCAAGCAGGTCAACGGCCCGGAGCAGGTGACCCGGACGGACGGCAACCGGACCGCCACGGTCACCGGCACGGTCACCGGGTCGAACCTGAGCGAGGTCACCCAGGACCTGAACAAGAAGCTGGACGCGCTCACCCTGCCGGCCGGCGCGTCGACCTCGGTCGGCGGCGTCAGCGCCGACCAGGCGGAGGCGTTCCAGCAGCTCGGCCTCGCCGTGCTGGCGGCCATCGCGATCGTCTTCATCATCATGGTGGCGACGTTCCGCAGCATCGTGCAGCCGATCATCCTGCTGGTCTCCATCCCGTTCGCGGCGACCGGCGCGATCGCGCTGCTGCTGGCCACCGGCACCCCGCTCGGCGTGCCGGCGCTGATCGGCGTGCTGATGCTGGTGGGCATCGTGGTCACCAACGCGATCGTGCTGATGGACCTGATCAACCACTACCGGGCGGCCGGCATGGGCGTCCAGGAGGCGGTGATCGAGGGCGGCCGGCACCGGCTGCGGCCGATCCTGATGACCGCGATCGCGACCATCTTCGCGCTCATCCCGATGGCGCTCGGCCTGACCGGCGAGGGCGGCTTCATCTCCCAGCCGCTGGCCATCGTGGTGATCGGTGGTCTGGTCAGCTCGACGCTGCTCACCCTGGTGCTGGTCCCGGCGCTCTACACGATCGTGGAGCGGCGCAAGGAGCGGCGCCGCGAGAAGCGCGAGGCCAAGCGGATCGCCAAGGGCGGCACGCCGGCCGAGCCGGTCACGCCGCCGGCCGCCGCCGAGCCGGTGACCGTGCCGGACGACGCGACGCCGGGCGGGAACGGCGCGCTGCGCGGGTACACCGACCAGTTCGAGGTGCTCAAGATGCCGAAGGGGCCGGCGAAGCCGGAGTAG
- the thrC gene encoding threonine synthase, translating to MWRGLIEAYRDRLPVTEATPVVTLHEGNTPLVPAPVLSQRVGADVYLKVEGANPTGSFKDRGMTMAVSKAVEEGAKAIICASTGNTSASAAAYAARAGITCAVLVPQGKIALGKLAQALVHGARLLQVDGNFDDCLALASKLSQDYPVALVNSVNIFRLHGQKTASFEIVEALGDAPDIHCLPVGNAGNISAYWMGYQEDKAAGNSTKLPKMYGFQASGAAPIVTGKVVEQPSTIATAIRIGNPASWTKALDARDASGGLISAVTDRDILNAYRLLAREVGVFVELGSAASVAGLLQQAAAGKIPAGSRVVCTVTGHGLKDPEWAISTAPSPTVVANDALIAAKALDLA from the coding sequence ATGTGGCGGGGTTTGATCGAGGCGTACCGGGACCGGCTCCCGGTGACCGAGGCCACCCCGGTGGTCACGTTGCACGAGGGCAACACGCCGCTGGTGCCGGCGCCGGTGCTGTCCCAGCGGGTCGGCGCGGACGTCTACCTCAAGGTGGAGGGTGCCAACCCGACCGGTTCGTTCAAGGACCGGGGGATGACCATGGCGGTCTCCAAGGCGGTCGAGGAGGGCGCCAAGGCGATCATCTGCGCGTCCACCGGCAACACCTCGGCGTCCGCCGCGGCCTACGCGGCCCGTGCCGGGATCACCTGCGCGGTGCTGGTGCCGCAGGGCAAGATCGCGCTGGGCAAGCTCGCCCAGGCGCTGGTGCACGGGGCCCGGCTGCTCCAGGTGGACGGCAACTTCGACGACTGCCTGGCGCTCGCCTCGAAACTCTCCCAGGACTACCCGGTCGCCCTGGTCAACTCGGTGAACATCTTCCGCCTGCACGGGCAGAAGACCGCGTCCTTCGAGATCGTCGAGGCGCTCGGCGACGCCCCGGACATCCACTGCCTGCCGGTCGGCAACGCCGGCAACATCTCCGCGTACTGGATGGGCTACCAGGAGGACAAGGCGGCGGGGAACAGCACGAAGCTGCCGAAGATGTACGGCTTCCAGGCCTCCGGCGCCGCCCCGATCGTCACCGGCAAGGTGGTCGAGCAGCCGTCCACCATCGCCACCGCGATCCGGATCGGCAACCCGGCGAGCTGGACCAAGGCGCTCGACGCGCGGGACGCCTCGGGCGGGTTGATCTCGGCGGTCACCGACCGGGACATCCTGAACGCGTACCGGCTGCTGGCCCGGGAGGTCGGCGTCTTCGTCGAGCTGGGCAGCGCGGCCAGCGTGGCGGGTCTGCTGCAGCAGGCCGCAGCCGGCAAGATCCCGGCCGGGTCCCGGGTGGTCTGCACGGTCACCGGGCACGGCCTGAAGGACCCGGAGTGGGCGATCTCCACCGCGCCGTCGCCGACCGTGGTGGCCAACGACGCGCTGATCGCCGCGAAGGCGCTAGACCTGGCCTGA
- a CDS encoding MarR family winged helix-turn-helix transcriptional regulator produces the protein MVFDGGPAGLGRDGRDARPPEGEAGRTGGRERTPLVQSVIGWTHTGHQHVTKERALSEKEKLIAEIMGAQVRLQHLFADDRSDPLFSSHLTMSQLKILLLLSRHGTLAGGELARLVGVGAAALSGMIDRLVVQNLVTRTEDVHDRRVRRIGLTKAGTELIDGIITAGMAKHRQLLSRLTAEELTVVSHAMEILVREAAASQADGPDRETGSGQV, from the coding sequence ATGGTTTTCGATGGGGGTCCCGCGGGGCTTGGTCGCGACGGGCGAGATGCCCGGCCTCCCGAGGGGGAGGCAGGGCGCACCGGGGGTCGCGAACGAACCCCGTTGGTACAGTCCGTCATCGGATGGACCCACACCGGCCATCAGCACGTCACTAAGGAGCGGGCGCTGAGCGAGAAGGAAAAGCTCATCGCGGAGATCATGGGTGCGCAGGTGAGATTGCAGCACCTGTTCGCGGACGACCGGTCGGATCCGCTCTTCTCGTCACACCTGACGATGTCCCAGTTGAAAATACTCTTGTTGCTGTCCCGGCACGGCACGTTGGCGGGCGGTGAGCTGGCCCGGCTGGTGGGTGTCGGCGCGGCCGCACTGAGCGGCATGATCGACCGGCTGGTGGTGCAGAACCTGGTGACGCGCACGGAGGACGTGCACGACCGGCGGGTCCGCCGGATCGGCCTCACGAAAGCGGGCACCGAGCTCATCGACGGCATCATCACCGCCGGGATGGCGAAACACCGTCAGCTCCTCAGCCGGCTCACAGCCGAGGAACTGACGGTGGTGTCACACGCCATGGAGATCCTGGTCCGCGAGGCCGCCGCGAGTCAGGCGGACGGCCCGGACCGGGAGACCGGCTCAGGCCAGGTCTAG
- a CDS encoding VOC family protein, giving the protein MLDHVGFQCADLAASAAFYDAVLAPLGGRRLMDFQVAIGYGVGDHADFWIGGLNEGDGFRESHIAFGAADRAAVDRFFEAAVAAGAEVLHEPGLHPEYHEHYYGAFVRDPDGNNVEAVCHRPE; this is encoded by the coding sequence GTGCTGGACCACGTGGGTTTCCAGTGCGCCGACCTGGCGGCGAGCGCCGCGTTCTACGACGCGGTGCTGGCCCCGCTGGGTGGCCGGCGGCTGATGGATTTCCAGGTGGCGATCGGCTACGGCGTCGGTGACCACGCCGACTTCTGGATCGGCGGGCTGAACGAGGGTGACGGCTTCCGCGAGTCGCACATCGCGTTCGGCGCCGCCGACCGGGCCGCGGTCGACCGGTTCTTCGAGGCCGCGGTGGCGGCCGGCGCCGAGGTGCTGCACGAGCCGGGGCTGCACCCGGAGTACCACGAGCACTATTACGGCGCGTTTGTCCGCGATCCGGACGGCAACAACGTCGAAGCGGTGTGTCACCGTCCTGAATAA
- a CDS encoding homoserine dehydrogenase, with protein MSPVKPVRLALLGCGTVGTEVVRLLHEQADDLTARIGAPLELAGIAVRRPGRERGDLPVDPALFTTDALGLIKRDDVDVVIEVVGGIEPARTWLVEALRAGKSVVTANKALLAEDGGTLHDAATEGEADLYYEAAVAGAIPLLRPLRESLHGDRVTAVTGIVNGTTNYILSSMFATGAGFNEALEEATELGYAEADPTADVEGFDAAAKAAILASLAFHTRVTAADVFREGMTGVTAGDMASAKEMGCTIKLLCIAQRREDSVSVRVHPAMIPLSHPLAGVGDAFNAVFVEAEAAGPLMFYGRGAGGRPTASAVLGDIVAAARHKLTGTRAPSESNYAELTVRPIGESMTRYHISLDVAERPGVLATVAGVFAQHEVSIATVRQSGRADDAKLVIVTHSAPDAALAATVESLSSLDIVRSIASVLRVEGGAG; from the coding sequence ATGAGCCCAGTCAAACCGGTCCGCCTCGCCCTGCTCGGTTGCGGCACCGTCGGTACTGAAGTGGTCCGGCTGTTGCACGAGCAGGCCGACGACCTGACCGCCCGGATCGGCGCGCCGCTGGAGCTGGCCGGCATCGCCGTGCGCCGGCCCGGCCGCGAGCGCGGCGACCTGCCGGTCGACCCGGCCCTGTTCACCACGGACGCGCTCGGCCTGATCAAGCGGGACGACGTGGATGTGGTGATCGAGGTGGTGGGCGGCATCGAGCCGGCCCGCACCTGGCTGGTCGAGGCGCTGCGGGCCGGCAAGAGCGTGGTCACCGCGAACAAGGCGCTGCTCGCCGAGGACGGCGGCACGCTGCACGACGCGGCCACCGAGGGCGAGGCCGACCTCTACTACGAGGCCGCGGTGGCCGGCGCGATCCCGCTGCTCCGCCCGCTGCGCGAGTCGCTGCACGGGGACCGGGTCACCGCGGTCACCGGCATCGTGAACGGCACCACCAACTACATCCTCTCCTCGATGTTCGCCACCGGCGCCGGCTTCAACGAGGCGCTCGAGGAGGCCACCGAGCTGGGGTACGCGGAGGCCGACCCGACCGCCGACGTGGAGGGCTTCGACGCCGCCGCGAAGGCCGCGATCCTCGCCTCGCTCGCCTTCCACACCCGGGTCACCGCCGCGGACGTGTTCCGTGAGGGGATGACCGGGGTGACCGCCGGCGACATGGCCAGCGCCAAGGAGATGGGCTGCACGATCAAGCTGCTCTGCATCGCGCAGCGGCGGGAGGACTCCGTCTCCGTGCGGGTGCACCCGGCGATGATCCCGCTGAGCCATCCGCTGGCCGGTGTCGGTGACGCGTTCAACGCGGTGTTCGTCGAGGCCGAGGCGGCCGGGCCGCTGATGTTCTACGGCCGCGGCGCGGGTGGCCGCCCGACCGCCAGCGCGGTGCTCGGCGACATCGTCGCGGCGGCCCGGCACAAGCTCACCGGCACCCGGGCGCCCAGCGAGAGCAACTACGCCGAGCTGACCGTCCGCCCGATCGGCGAGTCGATGACCCGCTACCACATCAGCCTGGACGTGGCCGAGCGGCCGGGCGTGCTGGCCACCGTGGCCGGCGTCTTCGCCCAGCACGAGGTGTCCATCGCCACGGTCCGGCAGTCCGGCCGGGCGGACGACGCCAAACTGGTCATCGTGACCCACAGCGCCCCGGACGCCGCGCTGGCGGCTACCGTCGAGTCGCTGTCGTCGCTGGACATCGTCCGGTCGATCGCGAGCGTGCTGCGGGTCGAGGGAGGAGCCGGCTAG
- the thrB gene encoding homoserine kinase → MGLTFVTDPVSVSTPATSANLGPGFDALGLALTRYDDLTARVTDSGFTVEISGQGAGELPTDETHLVVRAMLATFDEFGERPPGLAVSCVNRIPQARGMGSSSAAIVGGVQLARGLVAGGLELIDDAAALRIAARIEGHPDNVAPCLLGGFTVAWTEAGGARAVRLTPAEGVRPTVFIPSERGYTATARAALPSEVPHRDASFNAGRSALLTHALTGDPSLLFPATEDRLHQGYRAAGMPGTASLVAALRSAGVAAVVSGAGPTVLALTEVPGDFHPGAHWHSEVLGVDGAGAVVKGGMVEHAERGPVAAGRKS, encoded by the coding sequence ATGGGCCTGACCTTCGTCACCGATCCGGTTTCCGTCAGCACCCCGGCGACCAGCGCCAACCTGGGTCCGGGGTTCGACGCGCTGGGCCTCGCGCTCACCCGGTACGACGACTTGACCGCCCGGGTCACCGACTCCGGTTTCACCGTCGAGATCAGCGGCCAGGGCGCCGGTGAGCTGCCGACCGACGAGACGCACCTGGTCGTGCGGGCCATGCTGGCCACCTTCGACGAGTTCGGCGAGCGGCCGCCCGGCCTGGCCGTCAGCTGTGTCAACCGGATCCCGCAGGCGCGCGGCATGGGCAGCTCGTCGGCGGCCATCGTGGGCGGCGTGCAACTGGCCCGCGGGCTGGTCGCCGGCGGTCTGGAGCTGATCGACGACGCGGCCGCGCTGCGCATCGCCGCGCGGATCGAGGGCCACCCGGACAACGTGGCCCCGTGCCTGCTCGGCGGGTTCACCGTGGCCTGGACCGAGGCCGGCGGCGCGCGGGCGGTCCGGCTGACGCCGGCCGAGGGAGTCCGCCCGACGGTTTTCATCCCGTCCGAGCGGGGGTATACGGCGACCGCGCGGGCCGCGTTGCCGTCCGAGGTGCCGCACCGGGACGCGTCGTTCAACGCGGGCCGGTCCGCGCTGCTCACCCACGCCTTGACGGGCGACCCGTCGCTGCTGTTCCCGGCCACCGAGGACCGGCTGCACCAGGGGTACCGGGCCGCCGGGATGCCGGGCACGGCGTCGCTGGTGGCCGCGCTGCGGTCGGCGGGCGTCGCCGCGGTGGTCAGTGGCGCCGGCCCGACCGTGCTGGCATTGACCGAGGTCCCGGGCGATTTCCACCCGGGCGCGCACTGGCACAGCGAGGTGCTGGGCGTGGACGGCGCCGGTGCTGTTGTGAAAGGGGGTATGGTGGAACACGCCGAGCGGGGTCCTGTTGCCGCAGGTCGCAAGAGTTGA
- a CDS encoding MFS transporter: MPATLSVLTRNRDFRRLFAAELVVFGADWFVMVPLLVLLPQLTGHGFWGGLVLAVDTGINALLLPYTGTVADRLDRRKILIAANLAAFLAVLLLFAVRSAATAPLALVAIGAMAVAKAFYQPASSAALPNVVEPADLPAANAIAGSAWGTMTVLGASLGGVVSSVAGPYASFTVTAVFLLAGSLLTALVRRPLQAEKPVAGRPPASLRALLEALRYIGARPRLGALVTVKSAVGLGNGVLTVFPLIAAAHGAGPLGAGLLFAVRGLGALVGPLVMRPMLARPAWLFTGLALSMSLYGLGYLGVAWTPWFPVVLLLVFVAHFAGGTNWVLSNFALQAEVPDELRGRVFATDMMLATLAIAVSQLGASAVVDHVDQSVVLAGCGLITVVYALGWWLATRRLARRAAAGNEIPGARQSP; the protein is encoded by the coding sequence GTGCCAGCAACGCTCTCGGTCCTTACCCGCAATCGCGACTTCCGCCGTCTGTTCGCCGCTGAGCTGGTGGTCTTCGGGGCCGACTGGTTCGTCATGGTGCCGCTGCTGGTGCTGCTCCCGCAGCTCACCGGGCACGGTTTCTGGGGCGGCCTGGTGCTGGCCGTGGACACCGGGATCAACGCGCTGCTGCTGCCGTACACCGGGACCGTGGCCGACCGCCTGGACCGGCGCAAGATCCTGATCGCGGCGAACCTGGCCGCCTTCCTCGCCGTGCTGCTGCTGTTCGCGGTGCGGTCGGCGGCCACCGCCCCGCTGGCCCTGGTCGCGATCGGCGCGATGGCCGTGGCCAAGGCGTTCTACCAGCCGGCCAGCTCGGCCGCGCTGCCGAACGTGGTGGAGCCGGCCGACCTGCCGGCCGCCAACGCGATCGCCGGCTCGGCCTGGGGCACCATGACCGTGCTCGGCGCCTCGCTCGGCGGCGTGGTGAGCAGCGTGGCCGGGCCGTACGCGAGTTTCACCGTGACCGCCGTCTTCCTGCTGGCGGGCAGCCTCCTGACCGCCCTGGTCCGCCGCCCGCTGCAGGCGGAGAAGCCGGTGGCCGGCCGGCCACCGGCCTCGCTGCGCGCCCTGCTCGAGGCGCTGCGCTACATCGGCGCCCGGCCCCGGCTCGGCGCCCTGGTCACCGTCAAGTCGGCGGTCGGCCTGGGCAACGGGGTGCTGACCGTGTTCCCGCTGATCGCCGCCGCGCACGGGGCCGGCCCGCTGGGCGCCGGGCTGCTCTTCGCGGTGCGCGGCCTGGGCGCGCTGGTCGGCCCGCTGGTGATGCGGCCGATGCTGGCCCGCCCGGCCTGGCTGTTCACCGGCCTGGCGCTGTCGATGAGCCTGTACGGCCTCGGCTATCTCGGTGTCGCCTGGACCCCGTGGTTCCCGGTGGTGCTGCTGCTGGTCTTCGTCGCGCACTTCGCCGGCGGCACCAACTGGGTGCTCTCCAACTTCGCCCTGCAGGCCGAGGTGCCGGACGAGCTGCGCGGCCGGGTCTTCGCCACCGACATGATGCTGGCGACGCTGGCCATCGCGGTCAGCCAGCTGGGCGCGAGCGCGGTGGTCGACCACGTCGACCAGTCCGTGGTGCTGGCCGGGTGCGGCCTGATCACGGTGGTCTACGCGCTCGGCTGGTGGCTGGCCACCCGGCGGCTGGCCCGCCGGGCGGCGGCCGGGAATGAGATTCCCGGGGCGCGGCAGTCACCCTGA